A stretch of the Tannerella serpentiformis genome encodes the following:
- a CDS encoding threonine/serine exporter family protein: protein MTHTQESLSSLCDFIAEYASHLMAAGVHTSRVMRNSKRIGSSFEADVKMSILHKHIILTVIDRTTSEQSNRVVEVPPHPISFEHNASLSALSWAAADRHLSLDELWAEYTRIVSAPMIHPLFVLLLVGFANASFCRLFGGDAVSMGIVFSSTLTGFYLKQRMQQRGINPYVTFIVSAFVASLCASTSLIFSTTSDIALATSVLYLVPGVPLINGVIDVVEGHVLTGFARLTEAALLIVNIAIGLSFTLLLVKSSLL from the coding sequence ATGACTCACACCCAAGAAAGCCTCTCGTCGCTTTGCGATTTCATCGCCGAATACGCCTCACACCTGATGGCGGCGGGGGTACACACGTCGCGTGTCATGCGCAACTCGAAGCGCATCGGCAGCTCTTTTGAGGCGGACGTGAAGATGAGCATCCTTCACAAACACATCATTCTGACAGTGATCGACCGCACCACCTCGGAGCAAAGCAACCGGGTGGTGGAGGTGCCCCCGCACCCGATCAGCTTCGAGCACAACGCCTCCTTGAGTGCCCTGAGTTGGGCCGCGGCGGACCGCCACCTATCGCTCGATGAGCTGTGGGCGGAGTACACACGCATCGTCTCGGCGCCCATGATCCATCCGCTGTTTGTGCTGCTGTTGGTGGGCTTTGCCAACGCCTCGTTCTGCCGACTCTTCGGCGGTGATGCGGTCTCGATGGGCATCGTCTTCTCGTCCACCTTGACCGGCTTCTACCTCAAGCAACGGATGCAACAGCGGGGCATCAACCCCTATGTCACCTTCATTGTCTCCGCCTTCGTGGCCTCGCTCTGTGCCTCCACGTCGCTCATCTTCAGCACCACGTCTGACATCGCCCTGGCCACAAGCGTGCTCTACTTGGTGCCGGGCGTACCGCTCATCAATGGCGTGATCGACGTCGTCGAGGGGCACGTCCTGACGGGCTTCGCACGCCTCACAGAGGCCGCGCTGCTGATCGTCAACATCGCCATCGGACTCTCTTTCACCCTGCTTTTAGTCAAGAGTAGCCTGCTGTGA
- a CDS encoding threonine/serine exporter family protein: MLTITLDILSDALFAAVAGIGFGAISDPPLKAFKMIALLAAVGHTCRFCLMTYAGIDIATASLAAAFLIGFGSLWLGKKVYCPMTVLYIPALLPMIPGRYAYNMVFSLIMCLQRVNDPEGLRRYMEMFFSNGMITVTVIFLLAVGATFPMFLFPGRAFSLTRH, from the coding sequence ATGCTGACGATCACCCTCGACATCCTCTCCGACGCCCTCTTTGCAGCCGTGGCCGGCATCGGCTTCGGGGCCATCTCCGATCCGCCCCTGAAGGCCTTCAAAATGATTGCCCTGCTGGCCGCGGTGGGCCATACGTGTCGCTTCTGCCTGATGACCTATGCGGGGATAGACATCGCCACAGCCTCACTGGCGGCGGCGTTCCTCATTGGCTTCGGCAGTCTGTGGCTTGGCAAGAAGGTCTACTGCCCCATGACGGTGCTCTACATCCCCGCCCTGCTGCCGATGATCCCCGGACGATACGCTTACAACATGGTCTTCTCGCTCATCATGTGCCTCCAGCGGGTTAACGATCCCGAAGGACTCAGGCGCTACATGGAGATGTTCTTCTCCAATGGGATGATCACCGTCACGGTCATCTTCTTGCTGGCCGTCGGCGCCACCTTCCCCATGTTCCTCTTCCCCGGTCGAGCCTTCTCCTTAACGCGCCATTGA
- a CDS encoding DUF6064 family protein, which yields METFWRTIAYYNASTWAGQLILILVGICLTVLLVRRPAPWVKWAMKVYLAAIYLWVAVVYYFVCCRERDYNEVMALYWALLAAIWVWDLATGYTTFERSRKYDLVACVLLTMSFVYPLISLARGLTFPMVTSPVMPCSVSVFTIGLLLFFVRRVNLFLVLLLCHWALIGLTKAGSFHIPEDFVLVATAIPGLYLFFKERYLTDPYRATKPDAKYINALLIAVCIGLATLLLVTMANAFFL from the coding sequence ATGGAAACATTCTGGCGCACGATAGCCTATTACAATGCCTCCACTTGGGCCGGTCAGCTGATCCTTATCCTTGTGGGTATCTGCCTGACGGTGCTGCTGGTACGGCGTCCCGCCCCGTGGGTCAAGTGGGCGATGAAGGTCTACTTGGCCGCGATCTATCTGTGGGTGGCCGTGGTCTACTACTTTGTCTGCTGCCGCGAGCGTGACTATAACGAGGTGATGGCGCTTTACTGGGCGCTATTGGCGGCCATCTGGGTGTGGGATCTGGCCACGGGCTACACCACCTTCGAGCGGTCGCGCAAATATGACCTTGTGGCCTGCGTGCTGCTGACCATGTCCTTCGTCTATCCGCTGATTTCGCTGGCGCGCGGGCTCACCTTCCCGATGGTCACCTCGCCCGTGATGCCTTGCTCCGTGTCGGTCTTCACCATCGGACTGCTACTCTTCTTCGTCCGTCGGGTGAACCTCTTTCTTGTGTTGCTGCTCTGTCACTGGGCCCTGATCGGGTTGACGAAGGCCGGATCTTTTCATATCCCCGAGGACTTTGTGCTGGTGGCCACAGCCATCCCGGGGCTGTATCTCTTCTTCAAGGAGCGCTACCTGACCGACCCCTATCGAGCCACCAAGCCAGATGCGAAATACATCAACGCCCTACTCATCGCCGTCTGCATCGGTCTGGCCACGCTACTGCTGGTCACGATGGCGAATGCCTTCTTCTTGTAG
- a CDS encoding NAD(P)-dependent oxidoreductase, which produces MANVILIGATGFVGSAVLNELVERGHHVTAVVRNAAKLSKSSQVEAAEADVADVEKVADLARGKDAIISAYNPGWANPDIKRLIETNYPRILEAAKRSGVPQLIIVGGAGTLFVKPGLRVVDSGAIPAEIMDGVRPLGDFYLNTLTRETDIDWVFFSPAGEFDAEGSKTGKYRLGQDDLIVDATGKSHISVRDYAAALVDELEHPAHHRTRFTIGY; this is translated from the coding sequence ATGGCAAATGTGATTTTAATCGGAGCGACGGGATTCGTTGGATCGGCCGTCCTCAACGAACTGGTAGAGCGCGGCCACCACGTGACGGCGGTCGTACGTAACGCTGCCAAGCTCTCTAAGAGCTCCCAAGTAGAGGCAGCAGAAGCTGACGTAGCCGATGTGGAGAAGGTGGCCGACCTAGCACGTGGCAAGGACGCCATTATCTCAGCCTACAATCCCGGATGGGCTAACCCCGACATCAAACGGCTGATCGAGACGAACTATCCGCGCATCCTCGAAGCAGCGAAGCGGAGCGGTGTGCCCCAACTGATCATTGTCGGCGGCGCTGGTACCCTCTTCGTTAAGCCGGGGCTGCGCGTGGTGGACTCCGGCGCCATCCCTGCCGAGATCATGGATGGTGTGCGCCCCCTCGGCGACTTCTACCTGAACACGCTCACCCGTGAAACGGACATCGACTGGGTCTTCTTTTCTCCCGCCGGTGAGTTCGACGCTGAGGGGAGCAAGACGGGTAAGTATCGCCTTGGCCAGGACGACTTGATCGTGGACGCTACGGGCAAGAGTCACATCTCCGTACGCGATTACGCAGCCGCCCTCGTCGATGAGCTCGAGCACCCCGCACATCACCGCACCCGCTTCACCATTGGCTACTGA
- a CDS encoding winged helix-turn-helix transcriptional regulator, protein MIDIKTNYPNCPIRHVISRFGDKWSILVLWTLHDCPGGVLRFSELGRSMADCSQKMLTATLKNLERSRLIRRVVYPEVPPRVEYSLTETGRSLIPVLATLIEWAERHFDEVTGAVS, encoded by the coding sequence ATGATCGACATTAAAACGAATTACCCCAATTGTCCCATCCGGCATGTCATTAGTCGCTTCGGCGACAAATGGTCTATCCTCGTTCTTTGGACGTTGCACGACTGCCCGGGGGGCGTACTGCGCTTCAGCGAATTGGGCCGGAGCATGGCCGACTGCTCGCAAAAAATGCTCACAGCGACGCTCAAGAACTTGGAGCGCAGCCGCCTGATTCGTCGTGTGGTTTATCCCGAGGTGCCACCCCGGGTAGAGTATTCGCTTACGGAGACTGGGCGCTCGCTTATTCCGGTGCTGGCGACGCTGATCGAGTGGGCCGAGCGACACTTTGACGAGGTGACCGGCGCGGTGTCGTAA
- a CDS encoding TPM domain-containing protein: MTARRLYQGLVVWIVSWLSVGLSAQTRDVYSVEDVPNVQLIDSTRFVSDPNDAIPDDDEAALNRRLGQLRDSLSVEIAIVVIPAYDVEKYSSAREFANELFNTWGIGDKETNRGLLIQLVTREDLREITFETGYGLEGELPDGLCMLIQKRRMIPPMKEGRYGEGLRAGLEEVRKALSNESTLEAEEEKKSNTLAAFVCSIWWALGLLGFGGMLRKQWRAARTVKDFSEFKQIAWGHNIAAVFSGLFLCQTPIALLYFLLKLILRKQLRPQIRCEGCSAVGRFYQEKGYPIKKPRTNGTLKVYHYVCRNCGQVKVEKVFKRTPDRWSGGSSSGSSFGGGLGGGFSFGGGSSGGGGGSWGGGSSGGGGASSRF; the protein is encoded by the coding sequence ATGACCGCGAGAAGGCTATACCAGGGGCTCGTTGTCTGGATCGTGAGCTGGCTCTCCGTCGGCCTATCGGCGCAGACGAGAGACGTTTACAGCGTGGAAGACGTGCCGAACGTGCAACTCATCGACAGTACGCGCTTCGTCTCCGACCCCAACGACGCCATCCCCGACGACGACGAGGCCGCCCTCAACCGCCGCCTCGGTCAGCTCCGCGATTCGCTCTCGGTGGAGATCGCCATCGTCGTCATCCCGGCCTATGACGTGGAGAAGTACAGCTCAGCCCGCGAATTTGCCAACGAACTTTTCAACACCTGGGGCATAGGTGACAAGGAGACGAACCGTGGCCTCTTGATCCAGCTCGTGACCCGTGAAGACCTCCGCGAGATCACTTTCGAGACCGGCTATGGTCTCGAGGGCGAACTGCCCGACGGCCTCTGCATGCTGATCCAGAAGCGTCGCATGATCCCGCCCATGAAGGAGGGCCGGTATGGCGAAGGACTCCGGGCTGGCCTCGAGGAGGTGCGCAAGGCACTCAGCAACGAATCGACCCTCGAGGCGGAGGAGGAGAAGAAAAGCAACACCCTCGCGGCCTTTGTCTGCTCCATCTGGTGGGCGCTCGGGCTGCTCGGCTTCGGTGGGATGCTCCGCAAACAGTGGCGTGCCGCCCGGACGGTCAAAGACTTCTCCGAGTTTAAGCAGATCGCTTGGGGGCATAACATCGCCGCGGTCTTTTCCGGCCTATTCCTCTGCCAAACGCCGATAGCGCTGCTCTACTTCCTGCTCAAGCTCATTCTCCGGAAACAATTGAGGCCCCAGATACGGTGCGAAGGCTGCAGCGCTGTCGGTCGCTTCTATCAGGAGAAGGGCTACCCGATCAAGAAGCCGAGAACGAACGGCACACTCAAGGTCTACCATTATGTCTGTCGCAATTGCGGACAGGTGAAGGTCGAGAAAGTCTTTAAGCGGACGCCGGACAGGTGGAGCGGCGGCTCAAGCAGCGGCAGCTCGTTCGGTGGCGGCTTAGGCGGAGGCTTCTCGTTTGGCGGCGGAAGCAGTGGCGGGGGCGGAGGCTCCTGGGGCGGCGGTTCGAGCGGCGGAGGCGGAGCCAGCTCGCGCTTCTGA
- a CDS encoding LemA family protein gives METKSSSIIRKPAFRIAIVAVVLIGLYAFFAGTYNRMVQLDENVQGAWGQVENQYQRRADLIPNLVNTVKGYAAHEQATLTAVIEARAKATQITVDPNHLDEAALKRFSAAQGELSSALGRLMAVSESYPELKANENFLMLQSQLEGTENRIAVERKRFNELVNVYNGYIRHFPNNFFAQAFGFQRRAYFEADKESEKAPNVSF, from the coding sequence ATGGAAACAAAATCTTCATCCATCATCCGTAAGCCCGCCTTTCGGATCGCCATCGTGGCCGTAGTGCTCATCGGGCTCTACGCTTTTTTCGCGGGTACTTACAACAGAATGGTTCAGCTCGACGAGAACGTGCAAGGCGCCTGGGGACAGGTCGAAAACCAGTACCAACGGCGCGCGGATCTGATCCCCAACCTCGTCAACACGGTCAAAGGTTATGCGGCACACGAGCAGGCTACGCTCACCGCCGTCATTGAGGCGCGCGCCAAGGCCACCCAGATCACCGTCGACCCCAATCACCTCGACGAGGCCGCGCTGAAGCGCTTTTCCGCAGCGCAGGGCGAACTCTCCTCCGCCTTAGGTCGCCTCATGGCGGTATCGGAGAGCTACCCGGAGCTGAAGGCGAACGAGAACTTCCTCATGCTCCAGTCCCAGCTCGAGGGAACCGAAAACCGCATTGCGGTGGAGAGAAAACGGTTCAACGAATTGGTGAACGTTTACAACGGCTACATCCGCCACTTCCCCAACAACTTCTTTGCGCAAGCCTTTGGCTTCCAACGCCGCGCCTATTTTGAGGCCGACAAGGAGTCGGAGAAAGCGCCCAACGTCAGCTTCTAA
- a CDS encoding NAD(P)H-dependent oxidoreductase has translation MKKVLIVSGHTDIQHGSVVNRRILEVVKRELPEVTIDSLSEHYPDFRIDTAAEQKKVVDADVIVWQFPLFWYAKPSLLQRWEEEVFTHGFSHGTNGKALQGKKLILSVTTGATAEFYAREGRPNGGLEDVLMPATQATVSLTGMTLVDPAVITYGFSYAFRNDPEQAKEFDRKADDHAARLVALLRDAAK, from the coding sequence ATGAAGAAAGTATTGATCGTGTCGGGACATACCGACATCCAGCACGGCTCCGTGGTGAACCGTCGCATCCTTGAGGTGGTGAAGCGAGAGCTGCCTGAAGTGACTATTGACTCGCTGAGCGAGCATTATCCCGACTTCCGCATCGACACGGCGGCGGAACAGAAGAAGGTGGTCGACGCCGACGTGATCGTCTGGCAATTCCCCCTCTTTTGGTACGCCAAACCGTCGCTGCTGCAGCGCTGGGAGGAAGAGGTATTTACTCACGGCTTCTCGCACGGCACGAATGGCAAGGCGCTGCAAGGTAAAAAGCTCATCCTATCCGTCACCACCGGCGCCACGGCCGAGTTCTACGCCCGCGAAGGCCGACCCAACGGCGGACTGGAAGACGTGCTCATGCCCGCCACGCAGGCTACGGTCAGCTTGACCGGCATGACGCTCGTCGATCCGGCGGTCATCACCTACGGATTCTCCTATGCGTTCCGCAATGATCCGGAACAGGCCAAGGAGTTTGACCGCAAGGCCGACGATCACGCCGCCCGACTGGTGGCCCTGCTCCGCGACGCAGCTAAATAA